One part of the Caldanaerobius fijiensis DSM 17918 genome encodes these proteins:
- a CDS encoding PP2C family protein-serine/threonine phosphatase, with the protein MKYFFDYGIASLNKIGEHICGDVVEIVKKSDKLDIVISDGLGSGIKANILASLTTKIVFTMLKEGSNISDVIDTLTQTLPINREKGIAYSTFTILDIDESNTVYITEYENPKIIFIRNNKLVNLMPSSKNINGKIIRQYSFPLKLGDTFIIMSDGIVGAGKGKITNTRWQWHDIAHYAVHLCSHDYSAQKIANILLTISNNYYEESPQDDMTVVAIKVKKPQRVNVLICPPQNQNDDELVVKNFMKDNKDPIKRIVCGGSTAQMVCRVLEKKLHNDDRIYDPEVPPISFISGIDLVTEGLLTLDRVVKIIREFHKNPLNNINFNKQDAATQMAKILLDDATHINFFIGKAENPQHKDFYISKHELIKQLIDLLITAWVYFFYRIHHRTGENIPSSVFPT; encoded by the coding sequence ATGAAATACTTTTTTGATTATGGCATTGCTTCATTAAATAAAATAGGTGAGCATATATGTGGAGACGTTGTGGAAATAGTGAAAAAATCTGATAAATTAGATATAGTAATATCTGACGGCCTCGGCAGCGGCATCAAAGCCAATATACTTGCATCACTTACTACTAAAATTGTTTTTACAATGCTGAAAGAAGGCAGCAATATTTCTGATGTTATCGATACTTTAACCCAAACACTCCCCATAAACCGCGAAAAAGGCATCGCCTATTCAACTTTTACTATTCTGGATATTGATGAATCTAACACCGTTTATATTACTGAATATGAAAACCCTAAAATCATATTCATTAGAAATAATAAATTGGTGAATCTTATGCCATCATCAAAAAACATCAATGGCAAAATTATACGCCAGTATAGCTTTCCTCTAAAATTAGGCGATACCTTTATCATTATGAGTGATGGGATTGTAGGAGCCGGAAAAGGAAAAATAACAAATACCAGATGGCAATGGCATGATATAGCCCATTATGCAGTACATCTGTGTTCCCATGATTATTCTGCACAAAAAATCGCCAACATTTTACTGACGATCAGCAACAACTACTATGAAGAAAGTCCTCAAGATGATATGACGGTTGTTGCAATCAAAGTCAAAAAACCACAGCGGGTTAATGTCTTAATATGTCCCCCTCAAAATCAGAACGATGATGAACTAGTTGTAAAAAATTTTATGAAAGACAATAAAGATCCTATAAAAAGAATTGTATGCGGTGGTTCTACTGCTCAGATGGTTTGTAGAGTTCTAGAGAAAAAACTTCATAATGACGACAGGATATATGATCCTGAAGTTCCACCTATATCATTTATATCAGGTATTGACTTAGTAACAGAAGGGTTGTTAACTTTAGATAGAGTCGTAAAAATCATAAGAGAATTCCACAAAAATCCCTTAAATAATATAAACTTTAACAAACAGGATGCCGCAACACAGATGGCAAAAATACTATTGGACGATGCCACTCACATAAACTTTTTTATCGGTAAAGCCGAAAATCCACAGCACAAAGACTTCTATATATCAAAACATGAACTCATAAAGCAATTGATCGATTTGCTTATCACTGCATGGGTCTACTTTTTCTATCGCATACACCATCGCACTGGAGAAAATATCCCCTCTTCTGTCTTTCCCACCTGA
- a CDS encoding [Fe-Fe] hydrogenase large subunit C-terminal domain-containing protein produces MGYINFAKANCKNCYKCIRVCPVKAIKINNDQAEIVEELCIACGQCLLNCPQNAKTIKSDRPLVESFIKNGYLTAVSLAPSFAGLFNFSPLKLITALKKLGFNWVGETSVGADIIAKSYEKIYNSSEWDIAITTACPSVNLYFQKYHPDLLKYLIPVASPMIAHGRYIKELLGKDTKVIFIGPCLAKKVEANDAGSIDAVLSFEDLLTWICDEKIDVENLDESPLDNYSTPVASNYPIRGLSYNTIKNKSKKRQHITVSGIDQINQLIQAIKTGQLSNCWIEATACKESCIEGPGMPKNSNVIMVEERIRNYAKNKRTYKDVKEYTTKVFQHYPRIKLNLTIPSEEEIRSILKKIGKNTEKEELNCGACGYNSCKEKAIAVYNGIANLYMCLPYMRSKAESLAETVLKTTPNGIIVADENLDILEMNKAAFQMFYLNENKIKGLNISNIMDADYYLQVLKSNKNIKEKIIHLPNYDIIVKLSIYYLKDEHLLIGIYTDITEKINEEKAKIELKKKTAEMAQKVILKQMTIAQEIASLLGETTAETRVMLTKLIDLLQGSDDVI; encoded by the coding sequence ATGGGTTACATCAACTTTGCAAAAGCTAACTGTAAAAACTGCTATAAATGCATACGTGTATGTCCGGTTAAAGCTATAAAAATAAACAATGATCAAGCAGAAATCGTAGAAGAATTATGTATAGCCTGTGGTCAATGCTTATTAAATTGCCCCCAAAATGCCAAGACCATAAAAAGCGATAGGCCTCTAGTAGAATCTTTTATAAAAAACGGATATCTTACTGCAGTTAGCTTAGCACCATCTTTTGCCGGCCTTTTTAATTTCTCCCCTCTCAAATTAATCACTGCATTGAAAAAGTTAGGTTTTAATTGGGTTGGTGAAACTTCCGTAGGCGCTGATATTATCGCAAAATCATATGAAAAAATTTACAATAGTTCAGAGTGGGATATAGCCATTACCACAGCATGTCCTTCCGTAAACCTATACTTTCAAAAGTATCATCCCGACCTATTAAAATATCTGATACCCGTAGCCTCTCCAATGATAGCCCATGGAAGGTATATAAAAGAACTGTTAGGCAAGGACACAAAAGTAATATTTATAGGACCATGTCTGGCCAAAAAAGTAGAAGCCAACGATGCTGGTTCTATTGATGCGGTATTGAGTTTTGAAGACCTGCTAACCTGGATTTGCGATGAAAAGATAGACGTGGAAAATTTAGATGAAAGTCCGTTGGATAATTATAGCACTCCTGTCGCCAGCAATTACCCTATAAGGGGCTTATCATATAATACGATCAAAAACAAATCAAAAAAACGCCAACATATCACTGTAAGCGGCATAGATCAAATAAACCAATTAATCCAGGCAATAAAAACAGGTCAATTAAGCAATTGCTGGATTGAAGCTACTGCATGCAAAGAAAGCTGTATTGAAGGACCTGGTATGCCCAAAAATAGCAATGTCATTATGGTCGAAGAGAGAATACGCAACTACGCAAAAAACAAACGCACCTACAAAGATGTAAAAGAATACACTACAAAAGTATTTCAGCACTATCCCAGAATCAAATTGAATTTAACAATACCCTCTGAAGAAGAAATAAGAAGCATATTAAAGAAAATAGGAAAAAATACAGAAAAAGAAGAATTAAACTGTGGTGCCTGTGGCTACAACTCGTGCAAAGAAAAAGCTATAGCTGTGTACAATGGTATAGCAAATCTCTACATGTGTCTCCCCTATATGCGCTCAAAAGCGGAGTCATTGGCTGAAACCGTATTGAAGACAACTCCTAATGGTATTATTGTGGCAGATGAAAATTTAGATATATTAGAAATGAACAAAGCAGCATTTCAGATGTTTTATTTAAATGAAAATAAAATCAAAGGCTTAAATATTTCAAATATAATGGATGCTGACTATTACTTGCAAGTTTTAAAAAGCAATAAAAATATAAAAGAAAAGATAATCCATCTACCCAATTATGATATTATAGTTAAACTTAGTATATACTATTTAAAAGATGAGCACTTACTTATAGGCATATATACTGATATAACAGAAAAAATTAATGAAGAAAAAGCCAAAATTGAATTAAAGAAAAAAACAGCTGAAATGGCTCAGAAAGTCATTTTAAAACAGATGACCATCGCACAGGAAATAGCCAGCTTATTAGGTGAAACCACCGCTGAAACCAGAGTCATGTTAACAAAGCTTATAGATCTTTTACAAGGCAGTGATGATGTGATATGA
- a CDS encoding sulfide/dihydroorotate dehydrogenase-like FAD/NAD-binding protein, which yields MNEILEKRQLNPTVKLMVINSPLMAKKAKPGQFVIVRVNENGERIPLTIADYNAEKGTITIIFQEVGMSTKALGKLNVGDRLHDFVGPLGVPVEFSPDVKRVLAIGGGVGVAPLYPKVKMLHKNGVKIDSIIGGRSSEYVILEDEMRAVSDNLYITTDDGSKGRKGFVTDVLKELLNNGNKYDEVIAIGPLIMMKMVCQITKEYNIPTMVSMNPIMIDGTGMCGGCRVSVGGEIKFACVDGPAFDGHKVDFDEAMRRQAMYKDMEKKALEEYEHQCKLGGILNG from the coding sequence ATGAATGAGATCTTAGAAAAAAGGCAATTGAATCCTACTGTAAAGTTGATGGTTATAAATTCTCCGCTCATGGCAAAGAAAGCAAAACCAGGGCAGTTTGTCATAGTGAGGGTAAATGAAAATGGCGAACGTATCCCCCTTACCATAGCGGACTATAATGCCGAAAAAGGCACTATTACTATCATATTTCAAGAGGTAGGCATGAGTACAAAGGCATTAGGTAAATTAAATGTGGGCGATAGGTTGCATGATTTTGTAGGTCCCCTTGGCGTACCTGTAGAGTTTTCTCCTGATGTTAAACGAGTTTTGGCTATAGGGGGCGGCGTTGGAGTGGCGCCATTATATCCCAAGGTAAAAATGCTCCATAAAAATGGAGTTAAGATAGATAGCATAATTGGAGGCAGATCGTCTGAATACGTGATACTGGAAGATGAAATGAGGGCTGTCAGCGATAATCTTTATATCACTACGGATGATGGCAGCAAGGGGCGCAAGGGCTTTGTAACAGATGTACTAAAAGAACTTCTTAATAATGGCAATAAATACGATGAAGTCATAGCTATAGGTCCATTGATCATGATGAAGATGGTCTGCCAGATTACTAAGGAATATAATATACCTACGATGGTGAGTATGAATCCCATTATGATAGATGGAACAGGTATGTGTGGAGGTTGCAGGGTATCTGTTGGTGGCGAAATAAAATTTGCTTGTGTTGATGGGCCGGCGTTTGACGGACATAAGGTGGATTTTGATGAAGCCATGAGAAGGCAGGCAATG
- the trpS gene encoding tryptophan--tRNA ligase, giving the protein MARVFSGVQPTGDIHIGNYLGALKQFVELQDQHECFFCVVDLHALTVPQDPVELKKKVIQLAGLYLAVGLDPSKVTIFVQSYVPAHSELAWLLECMTYFGELSRMTQFKDKSRGKENVSVGLFTYPDLMAADILLYDTNYVPVGADQKQHLELTRDIAQRFNNRYGETFVVPEPLIGKIGARIMSLTNPTKKMSKSEEDEMGRISLLDTPDKVKKKIMRAVTDSENRIYFDPENKPGLSNLISLMSVQTGQSVDEVVAQYEGKGYGALKKDLVEVTVNTLKGIQDRYYALSEEEIRVVLSEGAQRAGVIAEKTLRRVQEKMGLR; this is encoded by the coding sequence TTGGCAAGAGTTTTTTCAGGAGTACAGCCGACTGGTGATATACATATTGGAAATTATCTGGGGGCACTAAAGCAATTTGTAGAATTACAGGATCAGCATGAATGTTTTTTTTGCGTTGTTGATCTTCACGCCCTTACGGTACCTCAGGATCCTGTGGAGCTAAAGAAAAAAGTAATACAGCTGGCAGGATTATATCTGGCTGTTGGATTGGATCCATCTAAAGTCACTATCTTTGTCCAATCCTACGTGCCAGCACATAGTGAACTGGCGTGGCTTTTGGAATGCATGACGTACTTTGGGGAATTGAGCCGCATGACTCAGTTTAAGGATAAAAGCAGAGGCAAGGAGAATGTATCTGTAGGGCTTTTCACATATCCGGATCTTATGGCGGCAGATATACTGCTTTACGATACAAATTATGTGCCTGTAGGGGCAGACCAAAAGCAACATCTTGAGCTTACCAGGGATATAGCGCAGCGCTTTAATAATAGATACGGTGAAACCTTTGTGGTTCCCGAGCCCCTTATAGGAAAAATAGGTGCCAGGATAATGTCACTAACTAACCCTACTAAAAAGATGAGCAAAAGCGAAGAGGATGAAATGGGCCGCATATCCCTTCTGGACACGCCCGATAAAGTGAAAAAGAAGATCATGAGGGCTGTTACCGATTCGGAAAACAGAATATATTTTGACCCCGAAAATAAACCGGGGCTCAGCAACCTTATATCGCTTATGAGCGTGCAGACAGGCCAGAGCGTCGATGAAGTGGTGGCACAGTATGAGGGCAAAGGCTATGGTGCTCTTAAGAAGGATCTGGTAGAGGTCACTGTAAATACGTTGAAAGGCATACAGGATAGGTATTACGCATTATCTGAAGAAGAGATAAGGGTAGTCTTATCTGAAGGTGCCCAGAGGGCAGGAGTTATTGCTGAAAAAACCTTAAGGCGTGTTCAAGAGAAGATGGGACTAAGATAA
- a CDS encoding iron-containing alcohol dehydrogenase yields MNWFRIPGDIVFGKGSLEYLKQIKGKKAIIVTGGSSMQKFGFLDKVKEYLKSNDIEIKIFEGVEPDPSVETVMKGAQAMREFEPDLIIAIGGGSPIDAAKAMWVFYEYPNLTFDDIKKPFSIPQLRNKAKFIAIPSTSGTATEVTAFSVITDYSTKIKYPLADYNITPDVAIVDPQLPMTMPAKLTAHTGMDALTHAIEAYVATLHTPFTDPLALQAIDMIFSNLKKSYDEGDEYSREQMHIAQCLAGMAFSNALLGITHSIAHKIGAQFGIPHGCANAILLPYVIQFNAKESAARYAKIARYIDLKGNNDQELTNALIAKIRELNKQLNIPSTLKEYGVSEDYFKGHLDFIAENAVADPCTDSNPRKINVDEMKKLITCAYYGENVTF; encoded by the coding sequence ATGAATTGGTTTAGAATTCCCGGTGACATTGTATTTGGTAAAGGGTCATTGGAGTATTTAAAGCAAATCAAAGGTAAAAAGGCGATAATAGTTACCGGTGGCAGTTCTATGCAAAAATTTGGCTTTTTAGACAAAGTTAAGGAATATTTAAAAAGCAATGATATTGAAATCAAAATATTTGAAGGCGTAGAACCTGACCCGTCTGTAGAAACCGTCATGAAGGGTGCTCAAGCTATGAGAGAATTTGAGCCAGACCTTATAATTGCTATAGGTGGCGGTTCACCAATAGATGCAGCTAAAGCTATGTGGGTCTTTTATGAATATCCAAATCTCACTTTTGATGACATAAAAAAACCATTCTCAATACCTCAGCTTCGAAACAAAGCCAAATTTATAGCAATTCCATCGACCAGCGGTACAGCTACCGAGGTTACGGCTTTTTCGGTCATCACCGATTATTCAACCAAGATAAAATATCCTTTAGCTGACTACAATATTACTCCTGACGTAGCTATTGTAGATCCCCAGCTGCCCATGACAATGCCTGCAAAATTAACCGCGCATACCGGTATGGACGCATTAACTCACGCCATTGAAGCATATGTAGCTACACTTCACACGCCTTTTACGGACCCTCTGGCGCTTCAAGCGATTGATATGATATTTTCCAACTTAAAAAAATCTTATGATGAAGGCGACGAATATTCAAGAGAGCAAATGCATATTGCCCAGTGCTTGGCAGGTATGGCATTTTCCAATGCGCTTTTAGGAATAACTCACAGTATAGCTCACAAAATTGGTGCTCAATTCGGAATACCTCATGGCTGTGCAAATGCAATTCTGCTGCCTTACGTAATACAGTTTAACGCAAAAGAAAGCGCAGCAAGATACGCGAAAATCGCCCGGTATATAGATTTAAAAGGCAATAATGACCAAGAACTTACAAATGCTCTTATTGCTAAAATAAGGGAATTAAATAAGCAGTTGAATATTCCGTCTACATTAAAAGAATACGGTGTTTCAGAGGATTACTTCAAAGGCCATCTTGATTTCATTGCCGAAAATGCTGTAGCAGATCCGTGCACAGACAGCAATCCAAGAAAGATAAATGTTGACGAAATGAAGAAGCTTATTACATGTGCCTACTACGGTGAAAATGTGACATTCTAA
- a CDS encoding zinc-binding dehydrogenase, with translation MAKMKAVVFHAPEDIRVEEVDKPQIVKPTDAIVKVTTSTICGTDLHILHGEYPVKPGLIIGHEFVGVVEQVGAQVSKFKPGDRVAVSCITQCGTCFYCKEGTYAHCVDGGWLFGNVLDGAQAEYVRVPYADMGMHLIPDELEDEDVLFVGDILSTAYFGVENARIKPGDVVAIVGAGPVGLCAIASAKLFGPSRIIAVGRRNFGRLEAARELGADDVVLSANEDPVQKIKELTDGRGADVVIECVGGTSSYETAMSLVRPGGRVSLVGVFSKPVELPLEKLWDKNITLSWGLVNANRIPELIQLIKGKKINLRSLITHTFPLEDALKAYEVFDKKIDNALKVVLKP, from the coding sequence ATGGCGAAAATGAAGGCAGTAGTGTTTCATGCTCCAGAAGACATAAGGGTTGAGGAGGTAGATAAACCACAGATAGTAAAACCAACAGATGCGATTGTGAAAGTTACTACTTCTACGATTTGCGGAACAGATCTTCACATACTGCATGGAGAGTATCCTGTAAAGCCGGGATTGATTATAGGCCACGAATTTGTGGGTGTTGTTGAGCAAGTAGGCGCACAGGTTTCCAAATTTAAACCTGGTGATAGAGTAGCAGTGTCTTGTATAACACAGTGTGGTACGTGTTTTTACTGTAAGGAAGGAACATACGCTCACTGCGTAGATGGTGGATGGTTATTTGGAAATGTCTTAGATGGTGCCCAGGCAGAATACGTGAGGGTTCCGTATGCCGATATGGGTATGCATCTAATTCCCGATGAATTGGAGGATGAAGACGTATTATTTGTAGGAGACATACTCTCTACAGCATATTTTGGTGTAGAAAATGCTCGGATAAAACCTGGTGATGTAGTGGCTATCGTGGGTGCGGGTCCTGTTGGTTTGTGCGCTATAGCGTCTGCAAAATTATTTGGACCATCAAGAATTATAGCGGTAGGAAGAAGAAATTTTGGAAGGCTTGAAGCTGCTAGAGAACTGGGAGCTGACGATGTAGTTCTTTCGGCAAATGAAGACCCTGTACAGAAAATAAAAGAGTTGACCGATGGCAGAGGCGCTGACGTGGTAATAGAGTGTGTAGGTGGTACATCCAGTTATGAAACCGCTATGAGTCTTGTCAGACCAGGCGGAAGGGTATCACTGGTGGGAGTATTTTCAAAACCTGTTGAGTTACCGCTGGAAAAGCTGTGGGATAAGAACATCACGTTATCCTGGGGTTTGGTTAATGCAAACAGGATACCTGAACTGATACAACTTATAAAAGGCAAGAAGATAAATTTAAGAAGCCTTATTACTCATACTTTCCCGCTGGAGGATGCATTAAAAGCTTACGAGGTATTTGATAAGAAAATAGATAATGCTCTGAAGGTAGTGTTAAAACCCTAG